The following coding sequences lie in one Arachis ipaensis cultivar K30076 chromosome B03, Araip1.1, whole genome shotgun sequence genomic window:
- the LOC107632688 gene encoding uncharacterized protein LOC107632688, with the protein MASEDSFLVLVHHRGSIKRKTRSGVKFTDKDILCIIVSPTTSYDALVSSVLVKLGLEGVKRVMFISRRQFPEVRTPELLVKLVDVVSSSGGSNRNANTIAAVAGSSSRPVVASSSVPVYEPAIQLAASPSFAVDLSGNVGDEVGHGEHLPTEVQCPTPAGVGEGLFDDPDDDDVEPDMIADESGDDVGDEYPGQLAGFGARDTEGSTGMIEFQVGQQFKDKDEALLSVKTYVGKCSEFGNGCTWLIRLSLRQRKGIWKVKRYNGPHTCLANSISSDHRSLDYHVIATFIMPMVRADASINIKVLLNATAEHFGFRPTYRRV; encoded by the exons atggctagtgaggatagTTTTTTAGTGCTAGTACaccacagaggatcgattaagagaaaaactcgGTCTGGcgtgaagttcactgataaggataTTCTATGTATTATCGTGAGCCCAACGACCAGCTACGATGCTCTCGTTAGCTCCGTGCTGGTGAAGCTTGGTCTGGAAGGAGTGAaaagg gtcatgtttaTTTCTCGTAGGCAGTTTCCCGAGGTCAGGACACCAGAGCTGTTGGTAAAGTTGGTTGACGTCGTATCCAGCTCGGGTGGGTCGAACCGGAATGCCAACACTATAGCCGCGGTGGCCGGTTCGAGCTCGAGACCTGTGGTTGCTTCATCCTCCGTCCCAGTGTATGAGCCAGCGATCCAACTTGCCGCCTCCCCATCGTTTGCTGTTGATCTCAGCGGCAACGTTGGAGACGAGGTTGGACATGGGGAACATCTTCCGACCGAAGTACAGTGTCCTACACCGGCTGGTGTTGGAGAGGGATTGTTTGATGATCCAGATGACGATGATGTCGAGCCGGATATGATCGCTGATGAAAGCGGCGATGATGTTGGA gacGAATATCCTGGCCAGCTTGCtggatttggcgctagagatACGGAAGGGTCTACCGGTATGatagagttccaggttggtcaacAATTTAAGGATAAAGATGAGGCGCTGTTGAGTGTGAAGAC GTACGTGggaaagtgttctgagtttgggaatgggtgcacatggttgattcggttgAGTCTCCGGCAACGCAAGGGCATTTGGAAAGTCAAGCGGTACAACGGACCGCATACCTGTCTCGCCAATTCCATCTCCAGCGACCATAGGAGTTTGGACTACCATGTGATAGCGacattcattatgccaatggttagggctgacgcATCCATCAACATCAAGGTGCTTCTAAATGCCACGGCTGAACACTTTGGCTTCAGGCCTACATATAGGAGGGTGTAG
- the LOC107632685 gene encoding protein MAIN-LIKE 1-like, whose product MGDDPGRLYRLDGIAHIAGVINDEPRRCISSVRRQQGMRLDERYVPYLQMASLYHLARLNDRWFRLDEPLVSAFVERWRLETHTFHMPFGECTITLQDIAYQLGLPVDGHYFSGCLTDFHLYIEGGRPAWTWFHELLGVLPPENQIQKFAVNCTWFQETFGECPDGADDETLFADKSGNPIHIRWLPFIARLEEMGGYSWGSAALAWLYRCICRVANKHVVKLAGPLQLLQSWIFWRFPSFRPPGYDAFSWPLASRWSGYNPGISNKGPRVQMARLKIDLLQPRDFIWMPYSALDVIQVVHPEVLEPRHTMLWRCVMSLIYFAVVEWHQVDRVLPQFGGVQAPPHPP is encoded by the exons atgggggacgatccggggaGGCTTTATCGTTTGGATGGAATTGCTCATATCGCCGGGgtgatcaacgacgag CCTCGGCGTTGCATATCCAGCGTTAGGCGGCAGCAGGGGATGCGTCTTGATGAGAggtacgttccgtacttgcaAATGGCCAGCTTGTACCATCTTGCGAGACTGAACGACAGATGGTTCCGACTAGACGAGCCGCTAGTCAGTGCATTCGTGGAGAGGTGGCGGCTTGAGACGCACACCTTTcacatgccgttcggagagtgcaccatCACACTTCAGGACATCGCATACCAGCTGGGGTTGCCGGTGGACGGTCATTACTTCAGTGGTTGCCTCACAGACTTCCACCTATACATTGAGGGTGGGAGGCCTGCTTGGACGTGGTTCCATGAGTTGCTTGGTGTCTTACCAcctgaaaaccaaattcaaaaatttgcaGTCAACTGCACATGGTTCCAGGAGACATTTGGAGAGTGTCCCGACGGGGCCGACGATGAGACA ctgtttgccgacaagtccggcaaTCCTATACACATCAGATGGCTACCCTTTATTGCTAGACTTGAGGAGATGGGTGGCTACAGTTGGGGGTCGGCGGCACTAGCATGGTTGTACCGATGCATATGCCGAGTCGCCAACAAACATGTAGTGAAGTTAGCTGGGCCTCTACAGTTACTGCAGTCTTGGATCTTTTGGAGGTTTCCTTCCTTTAGGCCTCCTGGGTATGATGCATTTAGCTGGCCCCTTGCCTCGAG GTGGTCTGGTTACAATCCTGGGATTAGCAACAAGGGACCTCGGGTGCAGATGGCTCGCCTGAAGATCGACTTGTTACAGCCTCGGGAT TTCATATGGATGCCCTATAGCGCACTCGACGTCATCCAAGTTGTCCATCCGGAGGTCTTGGAGCCTCGGCATACGATGTTATGGCGGTGTGTGATGTCCCTAATATATTTTGCGGTTGTTGAGTGGCATCAGGTTGATAGAGTGTTACCCCAGTTTGGTGGCGTACAGGCCCCACCGCATCCCCCCTGA
- the LOC107632686 gene encoding uncharacterized protein LOC107632686, whose product MPGTVAVIRTCPVRVGGQDGNSNILPVAFALVEGENAESWSFFLSYLRQHVTPQPGLLVISDRHNDIKAALEAPDGGWLPPAAYRAFCIRHVAANFALTFKGKDARRLLVNAAYAKTEVEFDYWFDILRSENPAMCDWANRIEYSLWTQYYDEGRRFGHMTTNISECVNSILKGVRNLPVCSLVKATYGRLAELFVRKGREAQAQMGTGQQFSQYLVKCIEANLKTARCFKVTVYDRDNSEYTVAETTPTGPFSLGTYRVSLGSQTCDCGYFQALHLPCPHALACCAYSRLTWQPYVHEVYRLSSVFGVYQMGFTPLIPEGFWPPYVGPTVIPDPNMRRAREGRPRSTRIRTNMDDADPNRPKRCGLCRQPGHTRHSCPQAG is encoded by the exons atgcctggtactgtAGCAGTCATCAGGACTTGCCCTGTTCGAGTTGGGGGACAG gacgggaattCCAACATACTCCCTGTGGCATTCGCACTAGttgagggtgagaatgctgagtcaTGGTCCTTCTTTCTCTCCTACCTCCGTCAGCACGTGACACCTCAGCCAGGTCTGTTAGTTATTTCAGATAGGCATAACGACATCAAGGCAGCACTCGAGGCACCCGATGGGGGATGGCTACCTCCGGCTGCATACCgagcattctgcattcgacacgttGCAGCAAATTTCGCCCtcaccttcaagggcaaagatgcCCGGAGGCTTCTTGTGAACGCTGCATATGCGAAGACCGAGGTGGAGTTTGACTACTGGTTTGACATTCTGCGGTCTGAGAATCCGGCAATGTGTGACTGGGCGAACCGGATTGAGTACTCGTTGTGGACACAGTACTATGATGAGGGTCGGAGATTTGGGCACATGACGACCAACATATCTGAGTGTGTGAATTCAATCCTGAAGGGGGTAAGGAACCTCCCTGTGTGCTCGCTGGTGAAGGCCACATACGGAAGGCTTGCGGAACTATTTGTCCGTAAGGGGAGGGAGGCCCAGGCTCAGATGGGtaccggacaacaattcagtcaatACCTGGTAAAGTGTATCGAGGCAAACCTGAAGACGGCCAGGTGCTTCAAGGTGACTGTTTATGACAGGGATAACTCGGAGTACACCGTGGCTGAAACGACTCCGACAGGTCCCTTCTCACTTGGTACCTACAGGGTCTCACTAGGGTCTCAGACTTGTGATTGTGGATACTTCCAAGCACTTCATTTGCCGTGTCCTCACGCACTTGCATGCTGTGCTTATTCACGTCTAACTTGGCAGCCTTACGTCCACGAAGTATATCGCCTGAGTTCTGTTTTCGGTGTCTATCAGATGGGATTCACACCTCTCATTCCggagggtttctggccaccaTATGTCGGGCCCACCGTTATACCTGATCCGAACATGAGGCGTGCGAGGGAGGGTCGGCCGAGGTCTACTCGCATACGCACCAACATGGATGATGCAGATCCAAACCGACCAAAGAGGTGTGGCCTCTGCAGGCAACCTGGACACACTCGTCATAGTTGTCCGCAGGCCGGATGA